The proteins below are encoded in one region of Bifidobacterium catenulatum DSM 16992 = JCM 1194 = LMG 11043:
- a CDS encoding DUF6880 family protein — MDSGQGSFNRRQDADDLTDYVNNGWLSSNEFDGPTFLWNHMIREASREGSDQRNDVPVANLSDADTVINMPMQWYFDALASMVPTAERTDTGVEIPRIDMPTFSLDSQALSGVDAVVGNAVASTRWLDAVGNLAKAVEMTARFVGNVADRDNEGFDYLKDLIQTVRVYMDAVACNADPMTGEQALRMITQVACNEDFRLNAMQMVELLSCGLSFAQWDDTRMFAYDALNKGIATMSDFASSASTLSNSADDSNSRDIQTDSQPVAQAKTDLSLFEDDDSLSAEDLNNLAMLDPALLSEKEIAQAAQNQFDHAVQFLRHDLLRISGDIDEADRFLRDNHTSEPLADAYAARLIASERWQDLLNFVDLVERDTPNQTTVMFPEEVVPYEWETIREAALEALGRRDELIAMYQERLDDTYDPNTALNHLKLQAWQD; from the coding sequence ATGGATTCTGGACAGGGCAGCTTCAATCGCAGGCAGGATGCCGACGATCTCACCGATTACGTCAACAACGGATGGCTCAGTTCCAACGAATTCGACGGACCGACCTTCCTGTGGAACCACATGATACGCGAAGCCAGTCGAGAAGGCTCTGACCAACGTAACGATGTGCCGGTCGCCAATCTTTCCGACGCGGACACGGTCATCAATATGCCTATGCAATGGTATTTCGACGCTCTCGCATCCATGGTGCCTACCGCGGAACGCACTGACACTGGCGTGGAAATCCCACGCATCGACATGCCGACGTTTTCACTGGATTCGCAGGCATTGTCCGGCGTGGACGCGGTGGTCGGCAATGCAGTGGCCAGCACACGTTGGCTTGATGCGGTCGGCAACCTCGCCAAGGCCGTGGAAATGACGGCTCGCTTCGTTGGCAATGTGGCCGACCGCGACAACGAGGGTTTCGACTATCTGAAGGATCTGATTCAGACAGTGCGCGTATACATGGATGCCGTCGCCTGCAATGCCGATCCGATGACGGGCGAGCAGGCACTGCGCATGATCACACAGGTGGCTTGCAATGAGGATTTTCGACTCAACGCCATGCAAATGGTTGAACTGCTCTCGTGCGGATTGTCGTTCGCACAGTGGGACGATACGCGCATGTTCGCTTACGATGCGTTGAATAAGGGCATTGCCACGATGAGTGATTTCGCCTCGTCTGCTTCGACGTTGTCAAACTCGGCAGATGATTCCAACAGCCGCGACATACAAACTGATTCGCAGCCTGTTGCGCAAGCGAAAACCGATTTGAGTTTGTTTGAAGACGATGATTCCTTATCCGCAGAAGATTTGAATAATCTCGCGATGCTTGATCCTGCTTTGCTTTCGGAAAAGGAGATTGCGCAGGCCGCGCAGAATCAATTCGATCATGCCGTGCAGTTTTTGCGGCATGACTTGCTGCGGATTAGCGGTGACATTGATGAGGCTGATCGTTTCCTACGTGACAATCATACTTCCGAACCGCTCGCCGATGCATATGCGGCGCGATTGATCGCTTCGGAACGGTGGCAGGATCTACTGAATTTCGTCGACTTGGTGGAACGTGACACGCCGAACCAAACCACGGTGATGTTCCCCGAAGAAGTGGTGCCCTACGAGTGGGAGACGATTCGAGAGGCCGCTTTGGAAGCACTAGGACGTCGCGACGAATTGATTGCGATGTATCAGGAACGTTTAGATGACACATATGACCCCAACACCGCACTCAATCATCTGAAACTTCAGGCATGGCAAGACTAA
- a CDS encoding zinc ribbon domain-containing protein, giving the protein MDKLSYKAEWYGRILVQVDRFYPSSKLCHDCGHKYKGLRLSEREWVCERCGIPHDRDVNAALNIRDEALRLSREKA; this is encoded by the coding sequence GTGGACAAGCTCTCCTACAAGGCGGAATGGTATGGTCGTATCCTCGTCCAAGTGGACAGGTTCTATCCAAGCTCGAAACTCTGCCATGACTGCGGGCACAAGTACAAGGGATTGCGGCTGTCCGAACGCGAATGGGTGTGCGAACGGTGCGGAATCCCACACGACAGGGACGTGAACGCCGCGTTGAACATTCGCGACGAGGCATTGCGGCTCAGCCGAGAAAAAGCATGA
- a CDS encoding RNA-guided endonuclease InsQ/TnpB family protein, producing the protein MTMRKVAQRIPFTPSRTQAALLERCFGDRRFAYNQQVEAFNAYDKETNPNPEYPNVTGMKNANGWLRDSPIPSNALSNAIMDFRKARSAYFRKAQYGKHRPRFASRNDNIQSFRNTMPIRRMDGNRYPLSRKLGSVRIRKRDRLRYPIENLSSWTVKRENRTYCLVLLFDVDIQPKTRAEGRIGIDLGVKDLLTLSTGEKIDYPNRLRRLEEDVKREQRKLSRRTKGSNNYRRQRAIVAKAYAKLRHYRDNFQHQLSHRLIEENQFIGMETLMVRNMTRKARKRLDADGMPMRNGQSRKRAMNRSILRDG; encoded by the coding sequence ATGACCATGCGCAAGGTGGCGCAGCGCATACCGTTCACGCCGTCCAGGACTCAGGCCGCGTTGCTGGAACGGTGTTTCGGCGACAGGCGTTTCGCCTACAACCAGCAGGTCGAGGCGTTCAACGCGTACGACAAGGAGACGAACCCGAACCCCGAATATCCGAACGTGACCGGCATGAAGAACGCGAACGGGTGGCTCAGGGACAGTCCAATCCCGTCGAACGCGTTGAGCAACGCCATCATGGACTTCCGCAAGGCGCGGTCGGCGTACTTTCGCAAAGCCCAGTACGGGAAGCATCGTCCCCGTTTCGCCTCAAGGAACGACAACATCCAATCGTTCCGCAATACCATGCCGATACGCCGTATGGACGGCAACCGGTACCCGTTGTCCAGGAAGCTTGGCTCGGTGCGCATCCGCAAACGCGACCGGCTGCGTTATCCAATCGAGAACCTGTCCAGCTGGACGGTGAAACGTGAGAACCGGACGTACTGTCTCGTGCTCCTGTTCGACGTGGACATCCAGCCGAAAACACGAGCCGAGGGCCGTATCGGCATCGACTTGGGCGTCAAGGATCTCCTCACGCTGTCCACCGGCGAGAAGATCGACTATCCGAACCGGCTACGCCGATTGGAGGAGGATGTCAAACGGGAGCAGCGCAAACTGTCCCGTCGAACGAAAGGGTCGAACAACTACCGCAGACAGAGGGCGATCGTGGCCAAGGCGTACGCCAAGCTCCGCCACTACCGCGATAACTTCCAGCACCAACTGTCCCACAGGCTGATAGAAGAGAACCAATTCATCGGCATGGAGACCCTGATGGTACGGAACATGACGCGGAAGGCACGCAAGAGGCTGGACGCGGACGGCATGCCCATGCGCAACGGCCAGTCGCGCAAACGCGCGATGAACCGTTCCATACTCCGCGACGGGTAG
- a CDS encoding aldo/keto reductase family protein — protein sequence MQYRNVGGSGLKVSEIALGSWMTRLEDAAAVDIAMDIAHKAFDAGVNFFDCADAYSGGDAEVFLGRFIKDLPREDVVISSKVFFKTGNSVNGGGLSRKHILNNCDRSLKNLGTDYIDLYYCHRFDPDTPMEETLQTLSDLVDQGKILYYGVSEEWSAARLERAQRIISERGLHPLTVVQPEYNMMDRYIEHEIVDVCDYYNIGITPFSPLAQGLLTGKYRKGQPLPAGSRATWQSDHQINDLLTDENLDKVEALRGLADGLGMKMATLSLSWILRLPTVSSVIVGASKPSQLDASLAASGVELPDDVLQQIDGILGFRRFERHIG from the coding sequence ATGCAATATCGCAATGTGGGCGGGTCGGGACTCAAGGTTTCTGAGATCGCGCTAGGCAGCTGGATGACTCGACTCGAGGACGCCGCGGCAGTGGACATTGCCATGGATATCGCGCATAAGGCGTTTGATGCCGGAGTGAATTTCTTTGACTGCGCCGACGCTTATTCCGGAGGCGATGCGGAAGTGTTCCTTGGCAGGTTCATCAAAGATCTGCCTCGCGAAGACGTGGTGATTTCATCGAAGGTGTTTTTCAAAACCGGCAATTCGGTCAATGGCGGTGGTCTGAGTCGCAAACATATTCTCAATAATTGTGATCGAAGCCTGAAGAATCTTGGCACTGATTACATTGATTTATACTATTGCCATCGCTTTGATCCGGATACGCCGATGGAGGAGACTCTGCAGACGCTAAGTGACCTTGTGGATCAAGGCAAGATTCTTTATTACGGTGTGAGCGAGGAATGGAGCGCGGCACGTTTGGAACGCGCTCAGCGTATCATTTCCGAACGGGGATTGCATCCGTTGACCGTTGTCCAGCCGGAATACAACATGATGGACCGGTATATCGAGCATGAGATTGTGGATGTGTGCGACTACTATAACATTGGCATTACGCCATTTTCCCCGCTTGCGCAGGGCTTGCTCACTGGCAAGTATCGAAAGGGGCAGCCGCTACCGGCTGGATCACGCGCTACATGGCAGTCCGATCATCAGATCAATGATCTGCTTACTGATGAGAACCTGGACAAGGTTGAGGCTCTGAGAGGGCTCGCCGATGGTTTGGGTATGAAAATGGCTACGCTGTCCTTGTCTTGGATTCTTCGTTTGCCTACTGTCAGTTCGGTGATCGTCGGTGCGTCCAAGCCTTCGCAGCTGGACGCCAGTCTTGCCGCGTCTGGAGTGGAATTGCCTGACGATGTATTGCAGCAGATTGACGGAATTCTGGGATTCCGCCGGTTTGAACGGCATATCGGCTGA
- a CDS encoding PH domain-containing protein translates to MKVASGNVLWRQRKRNWCRTPFTFTVYTLTDRELSVKTGILNERFNLIKLFRIVDISVERTFLQRIFGMSTLVLDTRDQSSGNGVVALKNVINGFEVRQVLQEAVDASRKENGMSAREFLGVPGGQEFGPGSDGLDVDGFDAGAYADGQ, encoded by the coding sequence ATGAAGGTTGCAAGTGGCAATGTCCTGTGGCGGCAGCGTAAGCGTAATTGGTGCCGTACGCCATTCACATTCACCGTATACACGCTTACCGATCGGGAATTGAGCGTCAAAACCGGTATCTTGAATGAGAGATTCAACCTGATCAAGCTGTTTCGTATCGTTGACATCAGTGTGGAGCGTACGTTCCTGCAGCGTATCTTCGGTATGAGCACGCTTGTGCTGGATACGCGTGACCAGTCGTCTGGCAACGGCGTGGTGGCACTGAAGAACGTGATTAACGGTTTCGAGGTGCGTCAGGTGCTGCAGGAGGCTGTGGATGCGTCCCGGAAGGAGAATGGCATGTCCGCTCGTGAGTTCCTCGGAGTCCCGGGTGGACAGGAATTTGGTCCTGGTTCAGATGGTCTGGATGTCGACGGTTTTGATGCGGGTGCCTATGCGGACGGTCAGTAA
- the tnpA gene encoding IS200/IS605 family transposase — translation MGASDERFAHGRTSVYNLNYHIIWCTKYRRKVLKNGIDSDLKTILREIADEHGYRIPRMEVGLDDHIHLFVSAPPKISVSSIVKQLKGTSSLRLFAMHPELKSQYWKRKGERSLWSPSYFAESIGSVNERAVAKYIDDQRSKERESQ, via the coding sequence ATGGGCGCAAGCGATGAACGGTTCGCACATGGTAGGACTTCGGTATACAATCTGAACTACCACATCATCTGGTGCACGAAATACCGTCGCAAGGTGCTTAAGAACGGAATCGACTCGGATTTGAAGACGATTCTTAGGGAGATAGCCGACGAGCACGGCTACCGCATTCCCCGCATGGAGGTCGGCTTGGACGACCACATCCACCTGTTCGTGTCAGCGCCACCGAAAATCAGCGTGAGCAGCATCGTCAAACAGTTGAAGGGCACATCCAGTCTCCGACTGTTCGCCATGCACCCCGAACTGAAAAGCCAATACTGGAAACGCAAGGGCGAACGGAGCCTGTGGTCGCCCAGCTATTTCGCGGAAAGCATCGGCTCGGTCAACGAGCGGGCGGTGGCCAAATACATCGACGACCAACGGTCGAAGGAGCGTGAATCACAATGA
- a CDS encoding alpha-mannosidase, protein MFLNIDQQLARCERVIRQRVRPHIHRTIEPLSIEAFDIPGEPMPATDFFVHESKGDVPFRPFAVGSVWGTTWGTTWFRLRGKLPMGYPKSKPLELSIDLGWLDHSVGGHVEGMVYRSDGTVLKALHPRNRWVPFIDADGTCHMAIGNDGMFTVYVEAACNPLILGVTTFDETGLGNHATGKPETQYVFRAAELTEYDERFEEYHLDLDAIQGLMKTLPDKESTRYYQLAKALQRSLNIFDEQHPDTVVEAREALSEVLSKPANASALHVSAVGHAHIDSAWLWPVRETRRKVARTVSNVLALMDKYPDFTYAMSSAQQYAWLEQDHPDLFVRMLQRIKQGRFIPVGGMWVESDGNLPAGESLIRQIAYGKRYFREHLGVEPHGIWLPDSFGYTGAWPQIARRAGYDWFLTQKISWNDTTEFPHHSFQWEGIDGTRILTHFPPSDTYSACVTAEELMYTEHNFRDKDLSDCALMLFGYGDGGGGPTREMLGRLKRFHDLEGLPKVETSGPDELFDMIRKQIVDEAGEESPIWHGELYLELHRGTLTSQQEMKRGCRNEETWLRAVEYLCAAAAIADSSYTYPTDELDDIWKTLLLNQFHDILPGSAIAWVHREARADYARDIKRLEMIADSACAVLRCARPDAPVLERARIAEYRVDGNAWRAVPAEPVAGTQVSLTHTATGGVILSNGLVETVIEPDGTVSSLKDVQAGRELVPDGMRLGSYELLKDEPSVWDAWEIERDAFLRYETLASGCIISTETGDDEAYVVVRTKFGQSRIDTTITLRSEAKQLDFAAHVDWHERERFLKVGFPLSVVASIAQYDCQYGLIERPIHRNTPSDEAKYESCTRRFVRFNEPGYSVAIANGSIYGSDVTSIATNGSTGRVNGTMFRLSLLSSPVFPDPKEDIGPHDFQWSVILDASLARTLHAAAELNAPIIGNVPVFDPLVSLETVSGMPIIDWVKLADDGSGDLVIRLYEAAGGHAEAMLHLTEAIGGGLIRETDVMEGDGLPEDLPICLESREPVPAQGAHIHLAPFQLATLRISHY, encoded by the coding sequence ATGTTCCTGAACATCGATCAGCAGCTTGCACGATGTGAACGAGTTATTCGGCAACGTGTCCGCCCACATATTCATCGCACCATAGAGCCTCTCTCCATTGAAGCCTTTGACATTCCCGGAGAGCCTATGCCTGCGACAGATTTTTTCGTACATGAATCCAAAGGCGATGTGCCATTCCGACCGTTCGCTGTAGGTTCCGTATGGGGAACCACTTGGGGTACCACTTGGTTTCGGCTGAGAGGAAAACTGCCAATGGGATATCCGAAAAGCAAGCCCTTGGAACTGTCTATTGATTTAGGTTGGCTTGATCATTCGGTAGGTGGACATGTTGAAGGCATGGTCTATCGGTCAGATGGCACGGTTCTCAAAGCATTGCATCCGCGCAATCGTTGGGTGCCGTTCATTGATGCCGATGGAACGTGTCATATGGCAATCGGGAACGATGGCATGTTCACCGTGTATGTTGAAGCGGCCTGCAATCCGCTGATACTTGGTGTCACCACTTTCGATGAAACCGGGCTGGGGAATCATGCCACTGGAAAACCTGAGACGCAATATGTATTCCGAGCCGCTGAACTTACTGAATACGATGAACGCTTCGAAGAATACCACTTGGATTTAGATGCTATCCAAGGATTGATGAAAACTTTGCCGGATAAGGAATCCACACGCTATTACCAGCTAGCCAAGGCTTTGCAACGTTCTTTGAACATCTTTGATGAACAGCATCCGGATACCGTTGTCGAAGCACGTGAAGCGTTGTCTGAAGTGCTGTCTAAGCCGGCTAACGCTTCCGCTTTGCACGTCAGTGCGGTAGGACATGCTCATATCGATTCCGCATGGTTGTGGCCGGTGCGTGAGACCCGCCGCAAAGTGGCACGCACCGTATCGAATGTGCTCGCATTGATGGATAAGTATCCTGATTTCACATACGCGATGAGTTCGGCGCAACAGTACGCCTGGCTTGAACAGGACCATCCGGACCTATTCGTCCGCATGCTGCAACGTATTAAACAGGGACGGTTCATTCCCGTGGGCGGCATGTGGGTTGAGTCTGATGGCAATCTCCCAGCCGGAGAATCATTGATTCGCCAGATTGCCTATGGCAAACGGTATTTCCGTGAACATCTGGGAGTTGAACCACATGGCATCTGGTTGCCAGATAGTTTCGGTTATACGGGTGCATGGCCTCAGATCGCGCGAAGGGCCGGATACGACTGGTTTCTTACGCAGAAAATTTCATGGAACGATACTACTGAGTTTCCACACCATTCCTTCCAATGGGAGGGCATCGACGGTACGCGTATCCTTACGCATTTCCCGCCTTCTGATACTTATTCGGCTTGTGTAACTGCGGAAGAACTTATGTATACGGAACACAATTTCCGTGATAAGGATCTTTCCGATTGCGCCCTTATGTTGTTCGGTTATGGTGATGGCGGCGGCGGTCCCACGCGTGAGATGCTGGGCCGTCTGAAACGCTTTCATGATCTTGAGGGTTTACCTAAAGTCGAAACCAGTGGGCCTGACGAACTTTTCGATATGATACGCAAGCAGATTGTAGACGAGGCAGGTGAAGAAAGTCCAATATGGCATGGTGAGCTTTATCTGGAGCTGCATCGAGGCACGCTTACCTCCCAGCAAGAGATGAAGCGCGGATGTCGTAACGAGGAAACGTGGCTACGGGCGGTGGAGTATTTGTGCGCCGCCGCGGCCATTGCCGACTCATCCTACACGTATCCAACCGACGAACTTGACGATATTTGGAAAACGCTGCTGCTCAACCAGTTCCATGACATCCTTCCCGGCTCCGCAATCGCATGGGTGCATCGTGAAGCCCGTGCGGATTATGCGCGTGATATCAAACGACTTGAAATGATTGCTGATTCGGCATGTGCGGTACTGCGTTGCGCCAGACCGGACGCTCCTGTGCTGGAACGTGCGCGAATCGCAGAATATCGGGTCGATGGCAACGCATGGAGGGCGGTTCCCGCCGAACCTGTGGCTGGTACGCAAGTTTCGTTGACCCATACCGCTACAGGAGGTGTCATCCTGTCCAATGGTCTTGTCGAGACCGTCATCGAGCCTGACGGCACCGTTTCATCTTTGAAGGATGTTCAGGCTGGCCGTGAGCTCGTCCCCGATGGCATGAGGCTTGGCTCTTACGAATTGCTGAAAGACGAGCCGTCCGTTTGGGATGCTTGGGAGATTGAGCGCGATGCGTTTCTTCGTTATGAAACCTTGGCGAGTGGCTGCATCATTTCCACGGAAACAGGGGATGACGAGGCCTATGTGGTTGTGCGCACCAAATTTGGTCAGAGCCGTATCGACACTACGATAACGTTGCGTAGTGAAGCCAAACAGCTTGATTTTGCCGCTCACGTCGACTGGCACGAGCGGGAGCGTTTCCTCAAAGTCGGTTTTCCGTTGTCTGTTGTTGCGTCCATCGCGCAGTACGATTGCCAATATGGTCTGATTGAGCGGCCGATACATCGCAACACTCCTTCCGACGAAGCGAAATACGAAAGCTGCACGCGTCGTTTTGTACGTTTCAACGAGCCGGGCTATTCCGTAGCGATTGCCAACGGTTCCATATATGGTTCCGATGTGACGTCCATCGCCACAAATGGATCTACCGGTCGTGTGAACGGTACGATGTTCCGACTGTCGTTACTATCCTCACCGGTGTTTCCGGATCCAAAAGAGGATATCGGACCGCATGATTTTCAATGGTCCGTCATACTTGACGCGAGTCTGGCCCGTACTCTTCACGCAGCAGCGGAGCTTAATGCGCCGATAATTGGCAATGTTCCTGTATTCGATCCTTTAGTATCTTTGGAAACCGTGTCTGGCATGCCAATCATCGATTGGGTGAAATTGGCTGATGATGGTTCGGGAGATCTTGTAATACGACTGTATGAGGCCGCGGGAGGCCATGCCGAAGCCATGCTGCATCTGACAGAAGCGATTGGTGGCGGCCTGATAAGAGAAACCGATGTTATGGAAGGCGACGGATTGCCCGAGGATTTGCCGATTTGTCTCGAATCCCGCGAACCGGTGCCTGCCCAAGGCGCCCATATCCATCTCGCCCCGTTCCAGTTGGCCACGCTGCGTATCTCGCACTACTGA